The following coding sequences lie in one Arachis hypogaea cultivar Tifrunner chromosome 4, arahy.Tifrunner.gnm2.J5K5, whole genome shotgun sequence genomic window:
- the LOC112796931 gene encoding thaumatin-like protein, translating into MPITSSILFYIVAFSSFMFIDGAQLIIVNNCLESVWPGILGSAGQPTPQDGGLHLGSGEEVVLDVPEKWSGRIWGRQGCTFDTNGKGHCLTGDCNGQLHCNGNGGIPPATVVEMTLGSSKSPLHFYDVSLVDGFNLPVSMKPVGGGAGCGVASCEVDLNVCCPSALEVKRNGKVVGCKSACLAMQSAKYCCTGSYSDPKTCKPTLFAHLFKAICPKAYSYAYDDSSSLNRCRASRYVITFCPPAML; encoded by the coding sequence ATGGAGCTCAACTGATTATAGTGAACAACTGTCTTGAAAGTGTGTGGCCAGGGATACTTGGAAGTGCAGGGCAACCAACTCCACAAGACGGCGGACTGCACCTCGGAAGTGGCGAAGAAGTAGTTCTCGACGTGCCGGAGAAGTGGTCGGGGAGGATTTGGGGCAGGCAAGGCTGCACCTTCGACACAAACGGAAAAGGCCACTGCCTAACGGGTGACTGCAACGGCCAGCTACATTGTAACGGCAACGGAGGAATACCTCCGGCAACCGTGGTCGAAATGACACTTGGCTCCTCAAAATCGCCACTCCATTTCTACGACGTGAGCTTGGTGGACGGATTCAACTTGCCGGTGTCGATGAAGCCGGTAGGAGGCGGGGCGGGATGTGGCGTAGCTTCTTGTGAGGTTGATTTGAATGTTTGTTGTCCCTCAGCACttgaagtgaagaggaatgggaAAGTTGTTGGGTGTAAGAGTGCTTGTTTGGCTATGCAATCAGCTAAGTATTGTTGCACTGGCAGTTACTCTGATCCAAAAACTTGCAAGCCTACACTATTTGCTCATCTTTTTAAGGCTATTTGTCCTAAGGCTTATAGTTATGCATATGATGACTCTAGTAGCCTTAATAGATGCAGGGCTTCAAGGTATGTTATAACTTTCTGTCCTCCTGCAATGCTGTAA